The Triticum urartu cultivar G1812 chromosome 5, Tu2.1, whole genome shotgun sequence genome contains the following window.
ATGGTCAGAATGAATTACACGATCAAAACTGAAAGCCAAACTTCCTTACGTGAATGCCAAGAATTTGCTTTCCAGGTTATCCCAACAATCCTCGTGCCAAGTGACATCATTCTACAATCAAGAAAGATCAGAATGCAATGAAAATCTTTGGAAGAAAAATCAAACCAAGAGTTGCATACTTGCATCCTACAAAAGCTAGGAATTGTCGTTTCTAACATGCAATGCACAATAAGAGACCAGGGAGATCACATACTTAGCAAATACTCGACAGAAACTAATAACCATATTTCAGTAAAGGAAGAAATGTTTATTTTCAATACGCCAgtcaactgcaagaagaacactAAGAATTTGAACATACTTTACTGAGAAACCTGTCCCGTTTCAGTATTGGGTGGTTCTGACGAAACTTAATCATCTCTGAGAAAAACCTGAAATGGCCATATCTTCTTTCCGCCAACTGTATCACACGGACACGGGGGGAAACAAGTTAGCATATAGATGTGGCACATCCATAACACATTTTGAATGGAAAACCAAAATAATATGTAACCTGTCCCCACTGGAAATTATTTATGCAGGTATCATGTCCATAGCTATTATTGTTTCCATAACGTGTATGACCATATTCATCTCCCATCAACATCATCGGGGTGCCCTGTTACAAAAAAATGTACACAATTAGCAATTTTTACATTATGCAATACCACGTAAAAGACCAACTGTGGAGTGATCAACAATAATTACTTGAGAAATCATTAATGCCACATGGAAGTTCTTCATTTGTCTCGAACGCAGAGCTAATACATTTGAATCATTTGTTTCTCCTGTTTGGCAACAAGACCAAAATAGGTTGTTACCAACAGTTAATATGTCAAATCTTTCAAAAACAAGCATcgaatatatcaatatttacatAACATGATGGCGTTAAGTGAAACAAACTCAACTAATGTTCCCTCCAAAATATGATAACCATCCATGGTTGTATTTTTTCCAAGAAAACAGAAAGCTTGCATTTCGATGCATTGATATAAAAAGAGTAGTAACCGTAGAAGCCTAAGACTACGCTGAAGCAACCTACCACTCAAGACAAGACCACAACCAACGGTCGCAAGACAGGCATTACAACAAACATCACCAAACCAACCCTGGCCTAGATGCCATCCACACAAACGGACAGAACACGATGCCCATCACAAGAAGAGAGAATCCAACTCCGCAAAGAAGGGCAGAATTGGGCTACTCCGCTTTGGAGGCGACATAGTTGTATTTGGTCTAATCGTGATACAAAAGCTCCAGTACTAAGACTATGCATGAGTTCTGTCAAGTGTCAAGCATACTACAAAATTAATTTTAAACTAAAAGAGCATTTTGTGTTCTCCTTGTTGTGCAATACTATACTTCAGTCAAATATCTTAAGAACGGCGGCTCTGGAGATCGCCTCTGTGTGGTTGGGTGTCTCCTCTAGCTGCTTGGGTGGTTGAGTCGTCGACCCATTGGGTGCGCGGCCTCGGGGCCCGTGTGCTGTGGTGCTGATGTTTGTAAGCCGGAGAGGGCGACTCCGGGTCGTGTGGTAGGGTGTCGACTAGGGTCACTTGGGTGGCAGAGTAGTCGGCCAGTTGGGGGCGCAGCCTCAGGGCCGGTGTGTTTGTATGGCTCGTTGTATCGGTTTTCAGCCACTTTTCCTTCCTAACTAGCCAATTCTCTTCTTATATATGAAAAGGCAGAGCTCCTTGCTTGCtcgaagaaaagaaaaaaactctCTTTTCAGCTGCTAATTTCAATGTGAAGAGCAACGCATGATAATGAGTAATGATGGTACCTTCAACACCACAGTTCCAGCTAAAATTATCATTGCATCCATCACGTCCACCTTCTCCATTAGCGTCGTTGTGCTATATAATTTTGGTCGAACAGAAACCATATTAACATAGATACCAGTACTTGTATAGAAGGACCTTAACTTTATAGTGTTTTGGTATACTCAAGTTACCTTTAAGTTGTATGAAACAAGGTCACATAAGGTGAACCCATCATGTGCTATTATAAAGTTCACACCATGATGAGGCTTCCGCTGGTTCACCTGCCAATCAATATCACATCAAAACTTGATTTTACACGTCATCCTGTTTTGAACTATGTAATCCTAAATCTTCCACATAAAAAGAAGTCTCAAAGCTTATTCACAAGAGGCTCCTAGCACCTCCATACATAGAGAACTGGTTTAAATTTCGAAATGACATCTCCAACAATATTCAGAGTACAGGCAATACCGTTTAGCATTTGAGTGGATCTTGGAGGAATTAATcagaatgagcattgaaaacagtGCAATTAGAATTGCatacaaaataaatttggaggttGCATATGTTAATAGCATAAGCTGCACCCTGATGACACTATGGAAATAGCAAGTGTATAGTTTCAACTTTCAACAACAATGAAGGCTTAAGCTCAGGAATTTCTTTTTCGCAAACACACACATAAATGTGTGTTTCCTGTATTTAGCTTAGGGATTTACAAATACTTTAAAAATTACTACAAAACATCAAGAAACAGGGCTCCAAAAGAAATTATGTATAGTGATGATATAACCAAGCAAGGAAAATCTTCAACTGATGGATAAAAAGGCAGGCAGGGAAAGAGCGCATCTGAACAAAATACCTGGTAGAGATCAGCAGATCCAGACACACGAGTTGCCAACACCCCCTTCATACCAGGGTCACCCTGCAAAAACCCTCGAAATGATTAGCGGCATTCAATCATTCATGAGTGCTTGCAGAAATAAAATTGGAAATATAACAAAGAAATTAATCAGGACAAACTCTTTTGCAGAAGTGCACTCTAAATTCAGATCAAACGTTATCAAAATCCACTGATGCTAAAAAGGAAATATCTTGGTTTTGTAGGTCTTTGATGATTTAGTTATGATTGATTCAAAGACATTATGCTATGGAAAGCATGAGCGAGTGGAAGCAACAGCAGTCCATGGAAAATTGGGTCAGTAAATTTGAACAGGCCAAGGAGCCTCATACATTCTTGAAAATTCTATATTCTTCTGTGGTAATCTTTCTCTCTGTTCTGGGCTTCTGGCCTTTTTTTATCTTTCTGAGTTTTATATCTATAACTTGGTTTTTGTCAATATAAATGTAAGAGGATACTTATTTTCGCCACGACAAAAAGGTCATGAACAAAGCCATCTAATGATCTGTCTTAAGAATATACGGAAACAATCGGGATTTTGGAGAATGGTAAAGATCAGGATCGGGATTTAGCAAACAGTACCTTGATGAACCTTCGAAGATCGTCTCTGTACTTTCCATTCCATTCAGCCCACCTACAAGAGCATTTGATTATATCTTAGAAATATTGGCAATATTCACCAACAACATTGAAACATATTCAGGTCTTCATATATTTGAAATTACCGGCAACAACTTTAGGCAACAAAAGGGACCACCATATGAAAAGGAGTACAGTTgttaagtactccctccgtcccataatataagagcttTTTTGACACTGCACTAATGTtaaaaatgctcttatattatgggacggagggggTAATTTATAAATGATCATCAGAGCATTACATCAGCTATGTTAGAAAAACAACAACTCTTTGTGCTACACTATCATCGCAGTGTGAAAATAGTTTAGTGCTAAAGAGGAAACAGAAGTAAGAAAAATATACATATCCAGTAATTTCAATACACATAGTGCAAAATTACCTGTCCCAATTAGGGAAACGCCCTACTAGATAAAGACCTCCACAATCCCAAGGTTCAGCAATTATCTTGCATCGAGATAACACAGAATCTTTGGCAATTTCCTGTGACCAGAAAAATAAACAATGAAACAAAATAACAACAAACATCATAGGCTGATAATTCTACAAAAACACTAATGCAGGCTATCAGATGAACATTGCAGTCTTGAGAAGGTGTGATATATCATTTGCAATTTCATAAATGTAAGGGGACATTCAAAAGGTCACACATTCATAGGACCCTCAGGTTCCTCTAAATCTACTTCATTAATGAAGAGCTGAATATCTGATGATGAAATTTTGCATGATTGAACTAAATATCTGCCCGACAAATAGTTCAACAACTGAGAAAGACAAAGCAAATACAGCATACAATGTTGTGAAGTCCATAAATTTCAAGGTGACATTGGTTCATGTGAATTCATTAGGTCACAATTTGTATCTGATCAACCATAGTAAGATATGGACAATAGTTAATCTAAGAACTTATGTCTTGTGTTTTTATGATATCAATGAACTTCATTTGACTAAAAAGAGGAAAATTGTATCTCTGATTTGAAGTTAAACACTACAGTTCTGCAACTATAAAATTACCCTGATGAGTGGAGGAGCATCAAGAGGACTGCCATCTGGTCCACGGCAAAGGACACTTGCAAGGTCAAACCGAAACCCATCTATGTGATACTCCGTAACCCTTGAAGCATCAAATAGCCATGCAAATAAGAAAACATACTTAAAATATGATGAATTCTTTGAAAAAAGAGATCATAAGAAAATACTTGGTCTGAATTTTGTATCAAGATATGAATGAACTACAACAGTGCATTTTTCTTGATCCTTTGGCTGCCTTGCACTAATACATTTAATATAGGATTTGTCAGTGCATACAATACTTTGATAAGGAGATCCCTAGCGACATCACTCGTTCAAGGTTGAAAATACTTAGTCGGTCCACTCACAAAGCACAAGAGTCACCCACCTAGACTCCCATGAGAATTGGTTGCTACCTGATGCTTCTACACCATGTGTACTAAGGAGTGAGGGAACAAGAATGATTGGCAAGCAAGGCTCAGTCTGGAGGCACAGCAAGCAACCGGTCCAACCAGAAACTCAGTGTGGGTTAGACAGGTCACACATTTTTTTGGTCTAGCCTGTTCCGATCGAACTGGCTCCTATTCACTTCGCTGGTGTGAGTGGGTATAGAAGCAGAAACCCACCTCTTTTAAGAACAAATGGAAGTCATGAGCTTCGCTCCCCTCCTATGGTTACAGCTTCCATGTCACCCTAGGATTGGGAGTTCCGGAGTTTCCCCGCCAATGTTTTTGTTTCGTGTGCAAGAACCGTTTGTTGGGTGAGTTCTTGCTCAAAGGCTATGACATTGGCACTTGTTGCTGGCATCAATTGCTCAAGCAACTCGAGTCATCCATTCCCATTGCCTGAAGGCCAGGCCTCCCCGTATATTAACTGAAGAAGTCAAGTGACCTCATCAACTATAACGTGTCACAACCCAGATGATTTGATGGCTATGAATTAATGTGTGCAGTGTGTACTGCAACATAGAGGTAGTTTTCAGTAATTTCAGTCTATAAGTATCATCTTGATTTGATCATATAGATCCGACAGTTCAATTCCACATGCAtatttactccctccgtcccaaaattcttgtcttagatttgtctaaatacggatgtatcaagtcaagttttagtattagatatatccgtatctagacaaatctaagacaagaattttgggacagaAGGAGTATTTACTTGTTAGCACTTGATTGTGAGAGTGGAACACATGTATAAACAGGTGCTATCGAAGCATTGACTATACTGATTAATGAAGACTAAAGAGAGGATCAACATGAAGAAAGAAATATGCATAAACTAAAATGCAGTTGCTTGACGTATAGAACAACATGCAAGTCGTGCATACCAATGTCTCAAGCTGTCGAGTACGAGTTCCATGACCACAGGATGGTTGCAGTTTAGTGTATTCCCTGGATTAAACCAAGTATACTGTTAACACTTAGGAGTAGACACAAGTTCCACTTACTTGAAATTTTAAACGTACCAGAACATTAAGTACCTAGCCATCTAAATGTTATATCAACCAGATAATTAAGCAGGCTTTCAATATTTTTTTAACAAGGTTTCCTTATAGGTAGCAATGTGGCAGTCTCACATCAATGCATGGGTTGAGAAATATAGTGGCTGCAGCCAAATAATGACCAAGTGAGCACTCTTAACCCTTCTACCAGTCAATATAGCACCTAACGTGCCTGCAAGGTTCAGTCTGATGGCATGACGAAGATAATAAAAATAGATTGAATCAACGTTTATCATTTGAAATACATCACAACAAAGTAGCGGCCAGATATGCAGTTTATTTGCCTAGAAGCACACAATCGCAAGATAAATTAGCAAGGTACATGGTTAGTAAGCGGATCAGCAAAACAAGATACATTAACATCCTTAAAAGCCGGAGCAACAAAGAACATACAAAGCATCAGGTAGCACCCTAGAACATGCTCACCTATCACAAGCACGTCACAAACAATCAAGTAACAGAAGTTCAGGAATCATGGTTTTACCGCATCCCGAGAAGTTCAGCAGTTGAGAGTTGTTCTTCGGATCTAACATGTAATAAACCTGCATGAAtgaaagtagtgtttttggtataaATCCATGTAAAACCTGAAGCAGGTGTACACTTCTAAACACATTGGGATTTAGAACAGATTAACTTAACCTGGTCACAAATTTTACTTAGCCTTCTAAGACCAGTGACTGTCTGACCCATTATAAAATAACAGGTCAAAAGGGTGGAGTGAGCAAACCCATACACAAATTCTGAGTTAAGCAGCCCTATTCCGATTCTAACCTAGTCCTCTTCAACCCGGAACAAAACACAACCTACACATTAGAACTAAGAAAAGATAGAGTGACAAGCAGATAGGTGCCTTCGTCGGCTATAACTCAAATAGATAAATCACCTTGTTGTCGATGCCACGAAAAGAAGTAACATAAGGATTAGCGTCATCTGCTTCATTTGTATGGTTGTAAACGACATCCAGAATAACCTACACAAAATGATGATACCACTAAACACATGTTATCATGTGGGATGAATAAGAATGCTACAATAGGTTGCCATATCTACTGGATGTCAATACCTCTATACCAGCTTTATGCAATGCCTTGACCATCTGCTTGAGCTCTCTGGAAGCAGCCAATGGTCCACCACCAGCACTTGCATAGCGGGTCATGGGAGCAAAAAAATTGATTGTAGAATAACCCCATGTATTGACCTTCCAATTGAGAAGATGAAAAGTCATTCCACAATTGATTCCACTGATGAACCATAATGATGACATCATGCACAAAGTGGCATATCGGAATTTTTACCATGTGGTCCCTTGGGTTAGGGTACCTCTTCAACTCCAGCTCATCAAACTCAAAAACAGGTAGCAACTCCACTGCATTAACTCCGAGTTCAAGCAAATGCGGGATCTACAAAACCGCAACTATTGCATGCATAAGTCATTAAACAATAGGCTTGAAGCCTTGAACACTGAAAGCTAATATGCATATCAGGTTCCCAAAACTAGATCACTAAAATAATAGTCGGAATATATTTATTTCGCTAATAACTTCCAGTAAGGACCAAACAAATAATTGTTGTCACAAGCCACACAATAAGAAGAAATTAAAACTTACTTTGTCGATGAATCCTAGGTAGCTTCCGCGAACAGCTGCATCAAGCCCACTTGACTCATCCGCAGTGAAAGCGCGAACGTTCATTTCATATATAACTAGATCTGTCTAGATTAAAGAACATAAGAAAAGCAGTGAACTTCATGTTTGGGATGCTTTCTGCATTTATTCTATGAAATGATTCTAGTACCTCAGGCAAATTTGGAAGCTGGTAATCAGCACCCCAGTCAAAAGGAGAGCTATCAAAATCATATGTTCCAAAAGGCTGGCTGGGCTTCCCGTTATCAACCCCAAAGTAATTTCGACCAGAAACTAGTTTCGCGTAAGGGTCAAGAAGAATAATGTTGCTATCAAACCTATGGCCTTGTTCCCATCCTTGAGGACCATTAACACGATATCCGTAAAGAACTCCAGAAGTGGGCAACCCCTGAAAGTACAGTTATAGAAGGCTTCATTCAGCATATATGCATGGGAAAATACATAGGAGCAAAATAGGCACAGATTTCTCCTCCTAACAATAAATATTGTAAAGAACATAAGGATGTGTTTTCAGCCAAGACCAAAAGAGAACATAAGGATTTCTCCTCCCAACAATAAATATTGTAAAGAACATAAGGATATGTTTTTCAGCCAAGACCAAAAAATATAGATGTTCGCCGGCGTTCTGGTGGCTCCGCCTCCGGCGGTACGAATCTGCGTTCCCTTCCGGCTCCGGATTGCCGGCGGCCGGCGGCCATCCTTCCATCTGCATAGGCTCTCTACCCCGCTGCCTCTCCGACCCCGTCCGCCTACACGCCATGTCGGTTCCAAAGCTCGCGTTTTTCGTCGGCAACATGTGCAGCCCCACCCCCATCAGAGGTAGTGGTCGACATGCAGGTTGTCTCCGACATCTTTGGATCCTGATTTGGCGGCTTTGAGATTGCTTGGACTAGGCCAGGCGAAATCCATGCTCGGTTTGCCGATGCAGGTCGTTTCCCTTCTTGGAGGCGCTGCCATGGCCTTTGTCCGTGCACCCCTTCGAGtatgaggggaaaccctaggtccGGTTCTCCGGATCGGATGGCGACGACGTCACGACATCATTCCCCTTCTTGAAGGCGCTATCTTGCTAGCTCATGGTGTCCCGGTGTTGGAATTGAAGATTTTTTATTGAAGGGTTTTTCTCCCCGATTTCATCCAGAAACCACAAAAATCCTTGCAGTCATGCTAGAAGTGACACAGTGAGATAGCCAAAGTTATGAGGCTACACTACTCAGTAGTGCATTTTGTTTCCCTTTATGAATGAGTTACGTGATAAGACCAGTGCTTTCAAAATATATGATTCTCATAAAATTAAATCTTGTTTTGAAGAATATGCAATACAGATACACATGAGACGAATGATGGGATTCTTGTTCCATAAATGTCAGCCACACCAAGTTGTCAATACTGAAAAGAATAATGCCTTATCTTCGAAGGTACAGATAACATCAAAGCTTCATAACAATACCTCCACCGACACATGCCATATATCTCCAGTTTTGTTCTTCTGGCAATCTAAAGCAAACTCCACAACTTTTTCACTTTCTTCATCCTTGGTTCCTCTGCAGGGCAATCCAGTATGTCAGACGATGAGACGATGAGACGAATCATATTTCATTGGAAAGAGAATGCGAGATGAACAAGCTAAAGCACAATGCTGATCAGCAAAAGGTTATTTCAACCAGGCCAACACCCCAGATCAACTAACAAAATGCAAAATGGCAACCTGGGAAACAAATAAACATCGTTTTGTGCACGATCTGCAACATACACAAACAGTTGATCAAAGTGCAACGTAAGGATGTGTTTTGGCTTTATGAACAACTTGTTTTGCGGAAAACCAGGATTCACGAGTCCTGGCCTAAAAGGCAAAAACAGTTTAACTTAAGTGACACTGAAAGCAACAAAACCACACAATTTAGGAAAGGTTGTCTGTACCTCTCAGGAAGCTTGATGCAGAGGGTGACAGAAGAAGCATTTTGAGAGAAAATCGCGAAGTTGAGACCACTTTCAACCTGCGACACTCCTAGAGGGGATGCTTTGCCGGAAGAATATTTCAAGGGCACTTCGGTACCCGCCATTGCGCTTTCCCTTTCCTGGCGgtgttgcagaatgaacatacaCTTTAGCAAAAATAACATGGTACAGAATGAGGAATAAGAATACGCAGCATCATACAGTTAATGAATACAAACATATTCGCTTAGCGTGAAGTTTTACCAGGATGATAGCTCACGACATGCCAAATGACCATGAATGTATATCAAACAAACAGTTCAGTACACTGGTAGCTAAATGGATCGACGAACAAATACAGTGTACTATACAACCATACGGGGCATGAACACTTGAGTGTGGGGCGATACCTCGGTCACAATTCTCCCAGCATTACCAGTCTGAGCTCCCACCGAGGTACTCCGCACGGACCTAAATCGCTGTGCCTGCACCACGACAAAATCCGCTCTGATCAATCCACCAATTAGAGCAGAGGAATGGATGCACGCCGCGAAAAACAAAAGTACGAAATCGAGACACCTGCCTTTCCGAATTGCCCTCCTCCGCACCCGGGCGCGACCCCAAGCCTGCTCGCTGCCACACTGCACGGGAACCACGACCAAACACATGCATCGTTCAGCGCGGCCGCACGGCAGGAAAGCAACAAAATGCAGCGCGGCGAAACGAGGTCTCGCGAAGAGAGAGGGAAAAAACCCACCGGTTCGGAAGCGCGGGGGGGACGGAGCTGCTGCTTCggcgcgcggtggcggcggcggcggggcgcagCGGGGAGCGATTTGTAGAGGCCGCCGAATCCATCCAAATGCGGGGGTGGTGGGCCGGGTAGCGGGAGGGATTTGGCTCGGGGCCGGGGCTTAGTTATAGGGGCTCGTGGACACGGTCATGGGGCAGCTCGCGGCTCGCGGCTCTCGAGGTCGAGGGAGTGGAGCGGCGATGGGGAGCGCAAGTCGGAGCAGGAGGAGAAGGATGCGGTGATCTCACCTCGGGGAGGGCGCGCGGAGGAATGGGGGCGCGGGGGCGACGGAGATGGGTGGTGGACACGTGGTGTCGCATGCgcggggcgggggcggcggatAGGGAAGTGGAGTGGACGGAGGACCTTCCCTCCCTTCCGGCCCCGACGTGTGGTGTCGTCTCGTCATGTGCTTTCCATACAACAGTTACCGGTGGTCTAGTAGACGAGAAACGGTCGAACTCACGGACAGAAGAGTGCTTTACCGAAAAATCTGAAAATAATTATCCACATATacactactccctccgtccggaaatacttgtcatc
Protein-coding sequences here:
- the LOC125509604 gene encoding isoamylase 3, chloroplastic → MDSAASTNRSPLRPAAAATARRSSSSVPPALPNRVAASRLGVAPGCGGGQFGKAQRFRSVRSTSVGAQTGNAGRIVTEERESAMAGTEVPLKYSSGKASPLGVSQVESGLNFAIFSQNASSVTLCIKLPERGTKDEESEKVVEFALDCQKNKTGDIWHVSVEGLPTSGVLYGYRVNGPQGWEQGHRFDSNIILLDPYAKLVSGRNYFGVDNGKPSQPFGTYDFDSSPFDWGADYQLPNLPETDLVIYEMNVRAFTADESSGLDAAVRGSYLGFIDKIPHLLELGVNAVELLPVFEFDELELKRYPNPRDHMVNTWGYSTINFFAPMTRYASAGGGPLAASRELKQMVKALHKAGIEVILDVVYNHTNEADDANPYVTSFRGIDNKVYYMLDPKNNSQLLNFSGCGNTLNCNHPVVMELVLDSLRHWVTEYHIDGFRFDLASVLCRGPDGSPLDAPPLIREIAKDSVLSRCKIIAEPWDCGGLYLVGRFPNWDRWAEWNGKYRDDLRRFIKGDPGMKGVLATRVSGSADLYQVNQRKPHHGVNFIIAHDGFTLCDLVSYNLKHNDANGEGGRDGCNDNFSWNCGVEGETNDSNVLALRSRQMKNFHVALMISQGTPMMLMGDEYGHTRYGNNNSYGHDTCINNFQWGQLAERRYGHFRFFSEMIKFRQNHPILKRDRFLSKNDVTWHEDCWDNLESKFLAFTIHDHNSGGDIYLAFNAHDYSVDAVIPPAPQHKHWNRVVDTNLESPNDIAPEGVPLTGSGYRIAPFSSILLKASP